The Lichenihabitans psoromatis genome contains a region encoding:
- a CDS encoding LysR family transcriptional regulator produces MNNIDWSLLRSFLAVVETGSLSAAATQLSATQPTLSRHIRELEATVGVSLFTRSARGLDPTEAALSLVDDARAMGEAAQTLTLKAQGRSQQLTGTVRITASVVVAGLILPPILAGLRRAEPNIQIEVVASDLAQNLLRQDADIAIRMFKPTQGALIARKLGEAPIGLFGHQSYFARRGRVDGRDDLLTHDVIGFDRSDAIIKGYAALGLSATRQSFPIRCDDHLVYWNLLLAGAGLGFAQVPLASRYPELEQVPVDMNVPPLPVWLVLHEEVRSNARVRRVANHLSATLGDFFQDARAGNHRADRKPVRPNRP; encoded by the coding sequence ATGAATAACATCGACTGGTCTCTGCTGCGGTCCTTTCTGGCGGTTGTCGAGACCGGGTCGCTCTCGGCCGCTGCGACGCAGCTCTCCGCAACGCAGCCGACGCTCAGCAGACACATTCGCGAATTGGAGGCGACGGTGGGTGTCAGCCTCTTTACACGATCCGCGCGAGGCCTTGATCCGACCGAGGCAGCCTTGAGTCTCGTCGACGATGCTCGCGCCATGGGCGAGGCGGCCCAGACGTTGACTCTCAAGGCACAGGGCCGCTCGCAGCAGTTGACCGGAACGGTCCGCATCACGGCGTCGGTCGTCGTCGCCGGCCTCATCCTCCCCCCGATCCTTGCGGGGTTGCGCCGTGCCGAGCCGAACATTCAGATCGAAGTCGTCGCCTCCGATCTTGCTCAAAACCTTTTGAGGCAAGATGCTGACATCGCAATCCGCATGTTCAAGCCCACGCAAGGCGCTCTTATCGCTCGCAAGCTGGGCGAAGCGCCGATCGGGCTGTTCGGGCACCAAAGCTATTTCGCTCGACGTGGTCGAGTGGATGGGAGGGACGATCTGCTGACGCACGATGTCATTGGGTTCGATCGCAGCGACGCCATCATCAAGGGCTATGCTGCGCTCGGACTGTCGGCGACACGCCAGAGCTTTCCAATCCGCTGTGACGACCATTTGGTCTACTGGAATCTGCTGTTGGCGGGAGCAGGTCTGGGCTTTGCACAGGTTCCCTTGGCGAGCCGTTATCCCGAGCTCGAGCAGGTGCCGGTCGACATGAACGTGCCGCCATTGCCGGTGTGGCTTGTCCTGCATGAAGAGGTCCGAAGCAACGCTCGTGTTCGCCGAGTCGCCAATCACCTGTCGGCTACGCTCGGCGACTTCTTTCAAGACGCCAGAGCCGGGAACCACCGGGCCGACAGAAAGCCCGTGAGGCCGAACAGACCATAG
- a CDS encoding alpha/beta fold hydrolase: MAGLTKFLEIDGGRIAYDDTGGNGSVVLAIPGMGDLRSEYRALRPVLQRAGYRVLTMDVRGFGETSAHWTDYSAHAVGRDALALLTHLDAASAVILGNSFAAGAALWAAHDAPTRVSGVVLLGPIVRDPKASAVVKLALAIGFAGPWRVWFWTTYWNSLFPSCKPTDHDQVKAAIAQNLKEAGRMKALRTMMSLSKADTASLLPQSKGPALIVMGSKDPDFADPRAEANWLGETLRAQILMIEGAGHYPHAERPDDVAPRILSFIDGLRG, translated from the coding sequence ATGGCAGGGCTCACGAAATTCCTGGAAATCGATGGTGGCCGCATCGCCTACGACGATACAGGCGGTAACGGTTCGGTCGTCCTCGCGATTCCGGGCATGGGGGATTTGCGATCGGAGTACCGGGCGCTCCGGCCCGTGCTGCAGCGCGCGGGTTACCGCGTCCTGACCATGGACGTGCGCGGCTTCGGCGAGACGTCGGCGCATTGGACAGACTATTCGGCGCATGCGGTCGGCCGCGACGCGTTGGCGCTCCTCACACACCTCGACGCTGCCTCTGCAGTCATTCTCGGCAACTCTTTTGCGGCCGGCGCCGCATTGTGGGCGGCACATGACGCGCCGACTCGGGTAAGCGGTGTCGTCCTCCTCGGTCCTATCGTCCGCGACCCGAAGGCCTCCGCCGTCGTGAAGCTCGCCCTGGCGATCGGCTTCGCAGGGCCGTGGCGCGTCTGGTTCTGGACCACCTACTGGAACAGCTTGTTCCCTTCCTGCAAGCCGACCGACCACGACCAAGTCAAGGCAGCCATCGCGCAAAACCTGAAGGAGGCGGGACGCATGAAGGCGCTTCGTACGATGATGAGCCTGTCCAAGGCAGACACCGCCTCCCTACTGCCGCAAAGCAAAGGGCCAGCTCTCATCGTGATGGGAAGCAAAGATCCGGACTTCGCTGATCCGCGCGCAGAAGCCAATTGGCTTGGCGAGACGCTACGAGCGCAAATCTTGATGATTGAGGGCGCGGGCCATTATCCCCACGCAGAGCGACCGGACGACGTGGCGCCGCGCATCTTATCCTTCATCGACGGCCTTCGCGGTTGA
- a CDS encoding MarR family winged helix-turn-helix transcriptional regulator — translation MSKSGTSGIPPEIGEGKRGEDGYLGYLLRQAAAAYRLRLDRALADLGITPPQFAVMTMLKAYPGQSNADIARLALLTPQTTSVIVANLERARHIERRPHKVHGRILQIDLTPAGEKLLKACRSRVHLMEEELAQILGNDDVKALRRWLIAVARLNSI, via the coding sequence ATGAGCAAGAGCGGGACATCAGGAATCCCTCCCGAAATCGGGGAGGGAAAGCGGGGTGAGGACGGTTACCTCGGCTATCTCCTGCGGCAGGCTGCGGCCGCCTATCGGCTTCGGCTCGACCGGGCGCTTGCCGATCTCGGCATCACGCCACCGCAGTTTGCCGTGATGACAATGTTGAAGGCATATCCAGGCCAATCCAACGCTGACATTGCGCGCCTTGCACTACTGACGCCGCAAACCACCAGCGTTATCGTTGCCAACCTCGAACGCGCCAGACATATCGAGCGCCGTCCCCACAAGGTACACGGCCGTATCCTCCAGATCGACCTGACACCGGCCGGAGAAAAACTCCTGAAAGCCTGCCGCTCACGCGTTCATCTCATGGAGGAAGAACTCGCGCAGATCCTCGGTAATGACGATGTGAAAGCATTGCGTCGTTGGCTGATCGCAGTTGCGCGACTGAACTCGATCTAA
- a CDS encoding NAD-dependent epimerase/dehydratase family protein, with product MTRTIFLAGASGVVGRRLVPMLRSKGWQVVGLTRSHAKCEALAALGAEPVVADIFDVMELRRVLAAAKPAVVIHQLTDLPPGLDPERMEEATARNAHVRDEGTRNLVNAALSSGVRRFIAQSVAFAYAEGPVPHHEDDALAIHAPGRLGISARGVASLESQVLGGAFEGVVLRYGRLYGPGTGFDTAVGSAPVHIDAAAYAAALATEAGESGTFNIAEDDGAVSSEKAKQRLGWSAGWRPARMQE from the coding sequence ATGACGAGGACGATCTTTCTCGCCGGAGCGTCCGGCGTTGTGGGCCGTCGGCTTGTGCCGATGCTTCGATCGAAGGGCTGGCAGGTCGTCGGACTGACGCGGAGCCACGCAAAATGCGAGGCTTTGGCCGCGCTTGGGGCCGAGCCCGTTGTGGCGGACATCTTCGATGTTATGGAGCTTCGTCGGGTCTTGGCCGCTGCGAAGCCGGCCGTCGTCATCCACCAGCTCACCGACTTACCGCCTGGTCTCGATCCCGAACGAATGGAGGAAGCCACGGCTCGCAACGCGCACGTCAGAGATGAAGGCACACGCAACCTCGTCAATGCCGCGCTTTCATCCGGCGTCCGACGCTTCATCGCGCAAAGCGTCGCCTTCGCCTACGCCGAAGGTCCAGTGCCCCATCACGAGGACGATGCGCTTGCGATACATGCTCCAGGACGGCTGGGCATTTCGGCTCGCGGCGTTGCAAGTCTCGAAAGCCAAGTTCTCGGCGGAGCCTTCGAAGGTGTGGTGCTCCGCTACGGTCGGCTCTACGGACCCGGAACTGGGTTCGATACCGCGGTTGGCTCAGCTCCGGTCCACATCGATGCAGCCGCATATGCGGCCGCTCTCGCCACCGAGGCGGGCGAAAGCGGCACATTTAACATCGCGGAGGACGACGGCGCGGTATCAAGCGAGAAGGCAAAGCAGCGGCTCGGTTGGTCGGCTGGATGGCGTCCGGCACGGATGCAGGAATGA
- a CDS encoding GFA family protein, whose protein sequence is MEGGCLCGAVRYVFDGEPINSGLCHCESCRRTASAPRLAFVGVLSEVFRFTKGAPVEYASSVGVIRSFCGRCGSPLTYRRDDAAGDLDVMTVSLDDPSGVPPTFHVWLSESLEWDRLAGNLPAYQRTRDG, encoded by the coding sequence ATGGAAGGTGGATGCCTGTGCGGGGCGGTTCGTTACGTGTTCGACGGTGAACCAATAAACAGCGGCCTATGCCATTGCGAAAGTTGCCGACGGACGGCCTCGGCGCCCAGGCTGGCTTTCGTCGGTGTGCTGTCCGAAGTGTTTCGGTTCACGAAGGGCGCGCCTGTCGAATATGCCTCCTCGGTTGGTGTGATCCGAAGTTTTTGCGGCCGATGCGGATCTCCGCTCACGTACCGACGTGACGATGCTGCGGGCGATCTCGACGTCATGACGGTCAGCCTCGATGACCCGAGCGGCGTCCCACCGACCTTTCACGTGTGGCTCAGCGAGTCACTTGAATGGGATCGCTTGGCCGGAAACCTGCCTGCCTATCAGCGCACACGGGACGGCTAA
- a CDS encoding AAA family ATPase, producing MTLDELGTRICIMGPSSSGKSTMADAIARARGLVPIHLDQLYHLPHTDWVPRPEDEFAALHDAAIMGPRWVIDGNYSRLLPQRLQLATGFVLLDVPTSVSLYRYIRRCWFERDRRGALEGNRDSVKWDVIHHISGATRANRIRYETMFGDIRLPKVRLDSTRAIAAFYRVNGMSR from the coding sequence ATGACGCTGGACGAGCTTGGGACGCGCATTTGCATTATGGGACCGTCCAGCAGCGGTAAGTCCACGATGGCGGACGCGATCGCGCGGGCGCGGGGGCTCGTGCCGATCCATCTCGATCAACTTTACCACCTCCCGCATACCGATTGGGTTCCCCGACCGGAGGATGAGTTTGCCGCCCTTCACGACGCGGCCATCATGGGTCCGCGCTGGGTCATCGATGGCAATTACTCGCGGCTTCTTCCTCAAAGGCTGCAGCTCGCGACCGGCTTCGTCCTCCTTGATGTCCCCACCTCGGTCAGCCTGTACCGCTATATCCGGCGCTGCTGGTTCGAGCGCGATCGTCGCGGGGCCCTCGAGGGCAATCGCGACAGCGTGAAATGGGATGTGATTCATCACATCAGTGGAGCGACCAGAGCGAATCGCATTCGCTATGAGACGATGTTCGGCGATATCCGTTTGCCGAAAGTGCGGCTCGATTCGACACGCGCGATTGCCGCGTTCTATCGCGTGAACGGCATGAGCCGCTAA
- a CDS encoding sensor domain-containing protein has product MTALTSPSFDALQLLFQSSADCIKLLNLRGQLIIMNLGGTAAMELESPDQLAGKNWIEFWVPGERSSALQAIEAARAGGVGRSFGFLPTAKGTPKWWDSIVTPVRNPDGQIEQILVVSRDVSERHKSDQQRRDLANDLQAALRRTNALLRATSEIVWQSDSQRNDVNVQGWTEFTGRGLFQIGRTVWLDAIHPHDRHRVDVSSRDAWAAGVEYYSKYRLRHRTGEYRWVEDRAVPLCGTDGEIIEWIGVITDMHAKVISDQALRESEERLRLAVAASRVGIWDVDLLTNERRWSVELKAMLGLHKDVKESEALLFQLVHHADRGIVEEAHRATFLQTTGFPSIIFRIHRADTGEERWIQSRGRAVVDQTGKPIRRNGTFQDITDQKRMEVRLWQAANEDSLTKLPNRYRFNIDLETAIANAETHEQRLALFIVDLDRFKEVNDTLGHDVGDQVLRSVASRLLCLKRDNMTVARLGGDEFAVLLTNAGSAAELETEAANLIRALIKPISISSGALNCVSSLGVAIYPDHDIDGRELLKNADLALYSAKRAGRAQFAFFDRSMKCALLSRIDVLKRTREAVSRGDIVPFYQPKVAISGDKICGFEALLRIREGSSLISPAAFLEAFHDPELSVQMGQQMLGAVLQDMRSWHESGVQFGNVALNVSATEFFHIDIAETWLARLRAAGLPTSMLQLEVTESVFLDGSSDVVGPALSVLSQAGIEVAFDDFGTGFASLTHLRKFPVRWLKIDRSFVSDLGSDNDANAIVSAVISLAHGIGLRVIAEGVETSLQASILTGMGCDGMQGYLAARPMPASDVPNFVKTWRGLTREGISMRCGE; this is encoded by the coding sequence ATGACAGCATTGACGAGCCCAAGCTTCGACGCCCTCCAGCTGCTGTTTCAATCAAGTGCCGATTGCATCAAACTTTTGAACCTTCGCGGCCAGCTTATCATCATGAATTTGGGCGGAACCGCCGCTATGGAACTCGAGAGTCCCGATCAATTAGCGGGCAAAAATTGGATCGAATTTTGGGTGCCGGGCGAGCGCAGCTCGGCTCTGCAGGCCATCGAGGCTGCAAGGGCAGGGGGTGTCGGACGCAGTTTCGGGTTCCTGCCAACGGCGAAAGGCACGCCGAAGTGGTGGGACAGCATCGTGACGCCGGTGCGAAACCCTGATGGGCAAATTGAACAAATTCTTGTGGTCTCGCGCGATGTATCCGAGCGACATAAGTCGGATCAGCAAAGACGTGATTTAGCAAATGATCTACAGGCGGCACTCCGGCGAACAAACGCATTGCTTCGTGCGACTTCGGAGATTGTCTGGCAATCCGACAGTCAGCGAAACGATGTCAATGTACAGGGTTGGACTGAATTTACAGGTCGCGGGTTATTTCAAATAGGCCGAACTGTTTGGCTCGATGCAATTCATCCCCACGACAGACATCGAGTGGATGTCAGCAGTCGGGATGCATGGGCTGCAGGCGTTGAATATTATTCAAAGTATCGTCTACGTCATCGGACCGGAGAATATCGTTGGGTCGAGGACCGTGCGGTTCCTCTGTGCGGCACCGACGGCGAGATCATCGAATGGATCGGTGTCATCACCGATATGCACGCGAAGGTGATCTCCGATCAAGCGCTTCGCGAAAGCGAGGAACGACTTCGGCTTGCCGTAGCGGCAAGCCGCGTTGGCATTTGGGATGTTGACCTGCTGACGAATGAGCGGCGGTGGTCGGTGGAGCTCAAGGCCATGCTGGGTCTGCACAAAGACGTGAAGGAAAGCGAGGCGTTGCTTTTCCAACTTGTCCATCATGCAGATCGAGGAATAGTTGAAGAAGCGCATCGAGCGACATTTCTTCAGACGACCGGCTTTCCCTCGATCATCTTTCGGATTCATCGAGCGGATACAGGCGAAGAGAGATGGATCCAGTCTCGCGGGCGGGCCGTGGTCGACCAGACAGGCAAGCCGATCCGACGCAACGGAACGTTCCAGGACATTACCGATCAGAAACGAATGGAAGTCCGCCTTTGGCAGGCTGCCAACGAAGATTCGCTGACCAAACTACCCAACCGCTACCGCTTTAACATCGATCTCGAGACGGCAATCGCAAATGCCGAGACACATGAGCAGCGCCTCGCGCTTTTCATCGTCGACCTGGATCGGTTCAAAGAGGTGAATGATACTCTCGGTCACGATGTCGGGGACCAAGTTCTGCGTAGCGTTGCGAGTCGCCTGCTGTGCTTGAAGCGTGACAACATGACTGTCGCCCGTTTGGGCGGCGACGAGTTTGCAGTTCTCCTCACCAACGCCGGCTCTGCTGCAGAGCTCGAGACGGAGGCCGCCAACCTCATTCGTGCGTTGATCAAACCAATCAGTATCTCGAGTGGTGCGTTGAACTGCGTTTCAAGTCTTGGTGTCGCGATCTACCCGGATCACGATATCGACGGACGCGAGCTTTTAAAAAATGCAGATCTGGCTCTTTATAGCGCCAAACGGGCAGGCCGGGCGCAATTTGCCTTTTTCGACCGCTCGATGAAATGCGCTCTTTTGAGCCGGATCGATGTTCTTAAACGGACGCGTGAAGCGGTATCAAGAGGGGACATCGTCCCATTTTATCAGCCGAAGGTTGCAATCTCTGGCGATAAGATCTGTGGTTTTGAGGCTCTCCTGAGGATACGCGAAGGGTCGTCCCTGATCAGCCCTGCAGCATTCTTAGAGGCGTTTCACGATCCTGAGCTATCTGTGCAGATGGGGCAGCAGATGCTCGGCGCAGTCTTGCAAGATATGCGGTCGTGGCACGAGAGTGGCGTGCAATTCGGCAATGTTGCTTTGAATGTATCGGCCACAGAGTTCTTTCATATCGACATTGCTGAGACTTGGCTCGCTCGGTTGCGTGCTGCGGGATTGCCGACGTCGATGCTGCAACTTGAGGTGACTGAATCAGTTTTCCTCGACGGTAGTTCGGACGTTGTCGGGCCGGCGCTTTCGGTTTTGAGCCAAGCCGGGATTGAAGTTGCCTTCGACGACTTCGGAACTGGTTTTGCTTCGCTCACCCATCTGCGAAAATTTCCCGTGCGGTGGCTTAAAATTGATCGATCTTTTGTCAGCGATCTTGGCTCGGATAATGACGCGAATGCGATCGTGTCGGCGGTCATTTCGCTGGCGCACGGTATCGGGCTCCGCGTGATCGCCGAAGGCGTCGAGACGTCGCTTCAGGCCTCGATCTTGACCGGGATGGGCTGTGATGGAATGCAAGGTTATCTTGCTGCACGCCCGATGCCGGCAAGCGACGTGCCGAATTTCGTCAAGACTTGGAGAGGCTTGACGCGTGAAGGGATCTCGATGCGCTGTGGCGAGTGA
- a CDS encoding TetR family transcriptional regulator — protein MTVFNHFPRKEDMFFDQDQEARDALLSAVRMKNQDMTAIEALRRLAHRWVEEDRSYIRFFGGSRRFVEAVGASEALKARARAIRDEVVRALTAALAETVNRPASDPDAYLAASLLLATWTVAFIEAHAAFRIHGDSAAAKTSFLAIIDKGSGGLVAALSDTPYA, from the coding sequence ATGACCGTGTTCAACCACTTCCCGCGGAAGGAGGACATGTTCTTCGACCAAGACCAGGAGGCGCGGGACGCGCTTCTGTCCGCCGTGCGGATGAAGAACCAGGATATGACTGCAATCGAGGCGCTACGACGGTTAGCGCACCGGTGGGTCGAAGAGGATCGCTCCTACATTCGCTTCTTCGGAGGCAGCCGTCGCTTCGTCGAGGCCGTCGGAGCCAGCGAGGCGTTGAAAGCACGCGCACGGGCGATCCGTGACGAGGTTGTGCGAGCCTTAACGGCAGCGTTGGCCGAGACCGTCAATCGACCTGCAAGCGATCCCGATGCGTATCTCGCCGCGAGTCTTTTGCTAGCGACCTGGACCGTTGCATTCATCGAGGCGCACGCTGCCTTTCGAATTCATGGAGACAGCGCAGCCGCGAAAACAAGCTTCTTGGCTATCATCGACAAGGGATCGGGAGGGCTTGTCGCAGCCTTATCAGATACGCCTTACGCGTAG
- a CDS encoding FAD-dependent monooxygenase codes for MEVRQVSVELAVPVGRQVLVCGASFAGLATAFWLAQLGYQVTVVEIARGLRRGGTPVDIEGDTIGILARMGLLDAVRAKVLPPRTMEFKSEDDGTIGVMAAQQDAKDERYEIHRDDLLDILFAAIEGSVGIMFGQSVRELANKSDGVAVTFDDGSRHDYALVFGCDGNRSRTRRLAFGDADFSYFMGGYFCLKVVPDTELLPPNVSQIFSSPGLMVMLNGYEDRTDLGFGFRSAAKIEYDHRDRAHQRAMIHRHFDSRGWKVPAMLRHLDADEHFYFDQINQIRMPTWSKGRVALVGDAGYCVSPLAGMGGSIALIGAAGLADALLRHGHDHEAAFGEYHDKLHPFVDDVQDRAATSGMAMMFPADDAELAERNRQLGEG; via the coding sequence ATGGAAGTACGTCAGGTGAGTGTCGAGCTGGCCGTGCCTGTCGGTAGGCAGGTTCTGGTTTGTGGCGCGAGCTTCGCAGGCCTTGCGACAGCCTTTTGGCTTGCGCAACTTGGCTATCAGGTGACTGTGGTCGAGATTGCGCGTGGGCTGCGCCGAGGCGGCACGCCCGTTGACATCGAGGGTGACACAATCGGCATCCTTGCACGCATGGGGTTGCTTGACGCGGTCCGGGCCAAGGTGCTGCCGCCCCGCACCATGGAGTTCAAGAGCGAAGACGACGGCACGATCGGCGTCATGGCAGCCCAGCAGGACGCGAAAGACGAGCGCTACGAGATCCACCGCGACGATCTTCTGGATATCCTGTTCGCGGCCATCGAGGGCTCCGTCGGTATCATGTTCGGCCAATCGGTCCGCGAGCTGGCAAACAAGTCAGATGGTGTAGCGGTGACATTCGATGACGGCTCGCGGCACGACTATGCGCTCGTATTCGGATGTGACGGCAATCGCTCGCGCACCCGACGATTGGCGTTTGGAGATGCCGATTTTTCCTACTTCATGGGAGGCTATTTCTGTCTCAAGGTCGTGCCGGACACCGAATTGCTTCCGCCAAATGTGTCACAGATCTTTAGCTCTCCTGGGTTGATGGTCATGCTCAACGGCTACGAAGACCGTACTGACTTAGGCTTTGGATTTCGAAGCGCTGCCAAGATTGAATACGACCATCGCGATCGAGCGCACCAACGCGCGATGATCCATCGCCACTTCGACAGTCGCGGCTGGAAAGTCCCGGCCATGCTCCGCCACCTCGATGCCGACGAGCACTTCTACTTCGACCAGATTAACCAAATTCGGATGCCGACATGGTCAAAGGGGCGAGTGGCTCTGGTCGGCGATGCGGGTTATTGCGTGTCGCCGCTCGCCGGCATGGGTGGGTCTATAGCGCTGATTGGTGCGGCGGGTCTGGCGGATGCGTTGCTGCGGCATGGTCACGACCACGAAGCAGCCTTCGGCGAGTATCATGACAAACTGCATCCGTTCGTCGACGACGTCCAAGACAGGGCCGCGACATCAGGCATGGCTATGATGTTCCCCGCCGACGACGCAGAACTCGCAGAACGCAATCGACAACTTGGGGAAGGGTGA
- a CDS encoding DUF4142 domain-containing protein, producing MNVKFVCGVAALTAVLASPALAQGATPAPDFAMKASVGNTFEVAESKLALKQGASPKVKAFARKMIKDHDMAEKKLQTAAKGSGATVAMSLDDQHQALVTALQAKTGADFDKAYVADQIQAHQDTAALLASYKDAGDDSKLKTWATKTLPTVNMHLKMAEAMSSM from the coding sequence ATGAACGTTAAATTTGTATGTGGCGTGGCAGCATTGACTGCAGTTCTGGCCTCCCCCGCATTGGCGCAGGGCGCGACTCCGGCCCCGGACTTTGCAATGAAGGCGTCGGTTGGAAATACCTTTGAAGTCGCCGAGTCAAAGCTTGCCCTCAAACAGGGCGCGAGCCCAAAGGTCAAAGCATTCGCCCGTAAGATGATCAAGGATCATGACATGGCGGAGAAGAAACTCCAGACCGCAGCCAAAGGGTCGGGCGCGACGGTCGCGATGTCGCTCGACGATCAGCACCAGGCTCTGGTGACGGCACTCCAAGCCAAGACCGGTGCGGATTTTGACAAGGCTTACGTGGCCGACCAGATCCAGGCGCATCAGGACACGGCTGCGCTCCTCGCGAGCTACAAGGATGCAGGGGACGACTCAAAGCTGAAGACCTGGGCCACAAAGACACTCCCGACTGTCAACATGCACCTGAAAATGGCGGAGGCCATGTCCAGCATGTGA
- a CDS encoding IS3 family transposase (programmed frameshift), with the protein MGRRPKPEEIVSKLRQVDVLVSQGKTVADSVRSIGVTEVTYYRWRKEFGGLKLDQVKRLKELETENMRLRKAIADLTLDKLILKEAAFGKLLSPARRRVCIEHVRQHLPVSERRVCAALGQHRSTQRKAPRGFDDEEALTGDIIELARQYGRYGYRKIAALLRDAGWLVNDKRVERIWRCEGLKVPAKQPKKGRLWLNDGSCIRLRPEHRDHVWSYDFVEDRTHDGRKFRTLNVVDEFTRECLAIRVARKLNSTDVIDVLSDLFILRGVPGHIRSDNGPEFIAQAVQDWITAVGAKTAYIAPGSPWENGYVESFNARFRDELLDGEIFYSLKEAQVIIESWRRHYNTVRPHGSIGYKPPAPEVFVPAFAAWPAAKPRPSPPAMLRVAPRPTMN; encoded by the exons ATGGGAAGACGACCGAAGCCTGAAGAGATCGTGAGCAAGCTGCGTCAGGTCGACGTGTTGGTCTCACAGGGGAAGACCGTTGCGGACTCGGTTCGCTCGATCGGGGTGACCGAGGTCACCTACTACCGGTGGCGGAAGGAGTTCGGCGGCTTGAAGCTTGACCAGGTCAAGCGCCTGAAGGAGCTGGAGACGGAGAACATGCGGCTTCGCAAGGCGATCGCCGACCTCACGCTCGACAAGCTGATTCTGAAGGAGGCGGCCT TCGGGAAACTTCTGAGCCCCGCGCGCCGGCGCGTCTGCATCGAGCATGTGCGACAGCATTTGCCTGTCTCCGAGCGCCGCGTCTGTGCGGCGCTCGGTCAGCACCGCTCGACGCAGCGCAAGGCGCCGCGGGGCTTTGACGACGAAGAGGCGTTGACGGGCGACATCATCGAGCTGGCGCGGCAGTACGGCCGCTACGGCTATCGCAAGATCGCGGCGTTGCTGCGCGATGCCGGGTGGCTGGTAAACGACAAGCGGGTCGAGCGCATCTGGCGATGCGAAGGGCTGAAGGTGCCGGCCAAGCAGCCGAAGAAGGGACGTCTCTGGCTCAACGACGGCTCCTGCATTCGCCTCCGGCCCGAGCACCGCGATCACGTCTGGTCGTACGACTTTGTCGAGGATCGCACGCATGACGGCCGCAAGTTCAGGACCCTCAATGTCGTCGACGAGTTCACCCGGGAGTGCCTGGCCATCCGGGTCGCGCGCAAGCTCAACTCGACCGACGTCATTGACGTTCTGTCCGACCTGTTCATCCTGCGCGGCGTGCCTGGTCACATCCGTTCGGACAACGGCCCCGAGTTCATCGCCCAGGCTGTGCAAGACTGGATCACGGCGGTTGGAGCAAAGACCGCCTATATTGCCCCAGGCAGCCCGTGGGAGAACGGCTACGTCGAGTCGTTCAACGCTCGCTTCCGAGACGAGCTGCTCGACGGAGAGATCTTCTACTCGCTCAAGGAAGCTCAGGTCATCATCGAAAGCTGGAGAAGGCATTACAATACTGTGCGCCCGCACGGATCAATCGGCTACAAGCCCCCGGCGCCGGAGGTCTTCGTGCCCGCCTTCGCCGCATGGCCGGCTGCGAAACCCCGACCATCTCCGCCGGCCATGCTCAGGGTGGCGCCCAGGCCGACCATGAACTAA